A stretch of the Arthrobacter sp. PAMC 25486 genome encodes the following:
- the gcvP gene encoding aminomethyl-transferring glycine dehydrogenase, with translation MSAVFSDRHIGVTAQPHIHHMLSTLGFGSLEELSTAALPKSIYTTEPMKLQAAVSEEAMLAELKELAGKNTVNKSFIGQGYYGTHTPGVIQRNVLESPAWYTAYTPYQPEISQGRLEALLNFQTVVADLTGMVTANASMLDEGTAAAEAVALMRRTNRTASVDAVLLIDADVFPQTLAVVNTRAKAMGIPVRSHNFDAGLPDGEFFGVLLQYPGDSGRIRDIAPVIAAAHEKKAVVAVSADLLALTLLESPGELGADLAVGTSQRFGVPMGFGGPHAGYMTVREGLERSLPGRLVGVSKDAAGNQAYRLALQTREQHIRREKATSNICTAQVLLAVMAGMYAVYHGPEGLKRIATRVHAMAQAVAEAATAAGHTVVHANYFDTVKVRIAAGSGHSAAELVAAAHKAGYLLRQVDHEHLQIAVDETTTDADVAALARLLGAQAAGTQAPETAKDAAAVVLPTPSRATAYMENSVFQAHNSETQMLRYLRKLSDADYALDRGMIPLGSCTMKLNATAEMAAVTWPEFSKLHPFAPATDTVGIVEMATQLEAWLAEITGYDAVSVQPNAGSQGEFAGLMAIRAYHVENGNPDRDIVLIPTSAHGTNAASAVMAGLKVVPVATDGFGNVDMDDLKRQITIHENDLAAIMVTYPSTHGVFETEISNICAMIHDAGGQVYVDGANLNALVGLAQPGKFGADVSHLNLHKTFCIPHGGGGPGVGPVAVGAHLAKHLPARELGADTSVGLVSSAPYGSASILPISWAYIRMMGPDGLRLATQTAILSANYIARRLSEHFPVLYTGANDLVAHECILDLRGITADSGVTVDDVAKRLIDYGFHAPTMSFPVAGTLMVEPTESEDLGEIDRFINAMIAIRKEIAAVQDGLWPAGDNPLVNAPHTAQSITQEWEHPYSREEAVFPAGVDPRAKYWPVVRRIDQAYGDRNLVCSCPSLEELAEVF, from the coding sequence GTGTCGGCCGTTTTTAGTGATCGACACATTGGGGTTACTGCACAGCCCCACATTCATCATATGTTGAGCACCCTAGGATTTGGTTCTTTGGAGGAGCTTTCAACGGCTGCCCTGCCAAAATCCATCTACACCACTGAGCCAATGAAGCTGCAGGCTGCCGTGTCGGAAGAGGCCATGCTCGCCGAATTGAAGGAGTTGGCGGGAAAAAACACCGTCAACAAGTCCTTCATCGGCCAGGGCTACTACGGCACGCACACTCCCGGTGTGATTCAGCGCAATGTGCTGGAGAGCCCCGCCTGGTACACGGCCTACACGCCCTACCAGCCCGAAATTTCCCAGGGCCGCCTCGAGGCGCTGCTGAACTTCCAGACCGTTGTGGCCGATCTCACAGGCATGGTCACCGCCAACGCGTCCATGTTGGATGAGGGCACGGCCGCCGCCGAAGCCGTGGCCCTGATGCGCCGCACCAACCGCACCGCATCGGTCGACGCCGTCCTGCTGATTGACGCCGATGTCTTCCCGCAGACCCTCGCCGTGGTCAACACCCGCGCCAAGGCCATGGGCATCCCCGTGCGCTCCCACAATTTCGACGCCGGACTCCCAGACGGTGAGTTCTTTGGCGTGCTCCTGCAATACCCCGGCGATTCCGGCCGGATCCGCGACATCGCCCCCGTGATTGCCGCCGCCCACGAGAAGAAGGCCGTGGTCGCAGTGTCCGCCGACCTGCTGGCACTGACCCTGCTGGAATCTCCCGGCGAGCTCGGCGCAGACCTGGCCGTGGGCACCTCACAGCGTTTCGGCGTGCCCATGGGCTTCGGCGGACCGCACGCCGGCTACATGACCGTCCGCGAGGGCCTGGAACGTTCCCTGCCCGGACGCCTGGTGGGCGTCTCCAAGGACGCCGCCGGCAACCAGGCCTACCGCCTGGCCCTGCAGACCCGCGAGCAGCACATCCGCCGCGAGAAGGCCACCTCCAACATCTGCACCGCCCAGGTGCTGCTGGCCGTCATGGCCGGCATGTACGCCGTCTACCACGGCCCCGAAGGGCTGAAGCGGATCGCCACCCGCGTCCACGCCATGGCCCAGGCCGTGGCGGAAGCCGCAACGGCGGCAGGCCACACCGTGGTCCACGCCAACTACTTTGACACCGTGAAGGTCCGCATCGCCGCCGGCAGCGGACACTCTGCCGCCGAACTCGTTGCCGCCGCCCACAAAGCCGGCTACCTGCTGCGCCAGGTGGACCACGAGCACCTGCAGATCGCCGTGGACGAGACCACCACGGACGCCGACGTCGCCGCTCTGGCCCGGTTGCTCGGTGCCCAGGCTGCCGGCACCCAGGCGCCGGAAACCGCGAAGGATGCGGCCGCCGTCGTGCTTCCCACACCGTCCCGGGCTACCGCCTACATGGAAAATTCCGTGTTTCAGGCGCACAACTCCGAGACCCAGATGCTGCGCTACCTGCGCAAGCTCTCCGACGCCGACTATGCGCTGGACCGTGGCATGATCCCGCTGGGTTCGTGCACCATGAAGCTGAACGCGACCGCCGAGATGGCCGCCGTGACCTGGCCGGAGTTCTCCAAGCTGCACCCGTTCGCGCCTGCCACCGACACGGTGGGCATTGTGGAAATGGCCACGCAGCTGGAGGCCTGGCTGGCCGAGATCACCGGCTACGACGCCGTCTCCGTCCAGCCCAACGCCGGTTCGCAGGGCGAATTTGCCGGGCTTATGGCCATCCGCGCCTACCATGTTGAGAACGGCAACCCGGACCGTGACATCGTCCTGATCCCCACCTCGGCGCACGGCACGAACGCCGCCTCCGCCGTCATGGCCGGGCTGAAGGTTGTCCCGGTCGCCACGGACGGTTTTGGCAACGTCGACATGGACGACCTCAAGCGCCAGATCACCATCCATGAAAATGATCTTGCCGCCATCATGGTCACCTACCCCTCGACGCACGGCGTGTTTGAGACGGAGATCAGCAACATTTGCGCCATGATTCACGACGCCGGAGGGCAGGTTTACGTTGACGGCGCCAACCTCAACGCCTTGGTCGGTCTGGCCCAACCGGGCAAGTTTGGTGCCGACGTTTCCCACCTGAACCTGCACAAGACGTTCTGCATCCCGCATGGCGGCGGCGGACCCGGAGTGGGACCCGTCGCTGTTGGTGCGCACCTGGCCAAGCACCTCCCCGCCCGCGAGCTCGGAGCCGACACCTCGGTGGGCCTGGTTTCCAGCGCACCGTATGGTTCGGCGTCGATCCTTCCGATCTCGTGGGCGTACATCCGCATGATGGGCCCGGATGGCCTGCGCCTGGCCACCCAGACCGCGATCCTGTCCGCGAACTACATTGCCCGCCGCCTCAGCGAGCACTTCCCGGTGCTGTACACCGGCGCCAACGACCTCGTGGCGCACGAATGCATCCTGGACCTGCGCGGCATCACTGCCGACTCGGGCGTCACCGTGGACGATGTGGCCAAGCGCCTCATCGACTACGGCTTCCACGCACCCACCATGTCCTTCCCCGTGGCCGGCACCTTGATGGTGGAGCCTACCGAGTCGGAAGACCTGGGTGAGATCGACAGGTTCATCAACGCGATGATCGCCATCCGCAAGGAAATTGCCGCAGTCCAGGACGGTTTGTGGCCGGCCGGGGACAACCCCTTGGTCAACGCCCCGCACACCGCCCAGAGCATCACGCAGGAGTGGGAACACCCGTACAGCCGTGAAGAGGCAGTCTTCCCGGCA